In a genomic window of Glycine max cultivar Williams 82 chromosome 13, Glycine_max_v4.0, whole genome shotgun sequence:
- the LOC100807212 gene encoding serine carboxypeptidase 1 — MKKFSLYACMLNLSILILLPYSKASQADKLQELILSKSSQKPPVTLSWAEEDAVKTPSPAYVAPQEGQKEADRIVALPGQPYGVNFDQYSGYVTVDPKAGRALFYYFVESPYNPSTKPLVLWLNGGPGCSSLGYGAFEELGPFRINSDGETLYRNKYAWNEVANVLFLESPAGVGFSYSNTTSDYGHSGDKSTAKDAYVFLINWLERFPEYKTRDFYITGESYAGHYVPQLAYTILVNNKFSQQKIKLKGIAIGNAWIDDVASIKGIYDYIWTHALSSDQTHELIEKYCDVTSENVSAMCVNATRTAAIEIGNIDDYNIYAPLCHDSSLKNGSAGSVYDFDPCSDYYGEAYLNRPEVQLALHAKPTNWAHCSDLINWKDSPATILPVIKYLIDSDIGLWIYSGDTDSVVPVTSSRYSINTLKLPIQVPWRPWYSGNEVGGYVVKYKGVTFVTVRGAGHLVPSWQPSRALTLIFSFLYGSLPPASPWKGF; from the exons ATGAAGAAGTTTTCTCTTTATGCTTGTATGCTCAATTTGAGTATCTTGATTCTTCTTCCCTATAGCAAAGCCAGTCAGGCTGATAAACTTCAGGAGTTGATTCTGTCTAAGAGCTCACAGAAGCCTCCAGTGACCCTTTCATGGGCAGAGGAAGACGCAGTGAAAACTCCTTCTCCTGCTTATGTTGCACCCCAAGAGGGTCAAAAGGAAGCTGACAGAATTGTGGCACTGCCTGGCCAGCCCTATGGTGTGAATTTTGACCAATATTCAGGCTATGTCACTGTTGATCCAAAGGCTGGAAGAGCacttttctattattttgtgGAGTCTCCATATAACCCTTCAACAAAACCTTTAGTATTGTGGCTAAATGGAG GACCTGGTTGTTCCTCATTGGGGTACGGTGCCTTTGAGGAATTGGGACCTTTCAGAATAAACTCTGATGGTGAAACACTCTATCGTAACAAATATGCTTGGAATGAAG TGGCAAATGTGCTGTTCTTGGAATCCCCTGCTGGAGTGGGCTTTTCCTACTCCAACACTACTTCTGACTATGGTCATTCAGGAGATAAGTCTACTGCAAAAGATGCATATGTTTTCCTGATCAATTGGCTAGAGAGATTTCCAGAGTACAAAACCCGCGATTTTTACATAACTGGAGAGAGCTATGCTGGACATTATGTGCCTCAGCTTGCATACACTATTCTGGTGAACAATAAATTCAGTCAACAAAAGATTAAACTCAAAGGCATTGCT ATAGGGAATGCTTGGATTGATGATGTTGCAAGTATAAAGGGGATATATGATTACATATGGACTCATGCTTTGAGCTCAGATCAAACACATGAGCTGATTGAGAAGTACTGCGATGTCACTTCTGAAAACGTTTCAGCTATGTGTGTCAATGCAACAAGAACGGCTGCTATTGAGATCGGAAACATTGACGATTATAACATCTATGCACCACTGTGTCACGATTCTTCTCTCAAAAATGGATCTGCTGGCTCT GTCTATGATTTTGACCCGTGTTCTGATTACTACGGGGAAGCCTATCTAAATAGACCAGAGGTGCAACTAGCTCTTCATGCAAAACCCACAAACTGGGCACATTGCAG TGATTTAATAAACTGGAAGGACAGCCCAGCTACCATCTTGCCGGTCATCAAGTATCTCATTGACAGTGACATTGGATTGTGGATATACAG TGGTGATACTGATTCAGTGGTTCCAGTCACATCTTCCAGATATTCAATCAACACCCTCAAGCTCCCTATCCAGGTTCCTTGGCGTCCATGGTATTCTGGAAATGAG GTTGGAGGATATGTGGTTAAGTACAAAGGAGTGACATTTGTTACAGTAAGAGGAGCAGGACATCTAGTTCCAAGCTGGCAACCATCACGGGCTCTGACTTTGATCTTCTCATTCCTCTATGGAAGCCTGCCTCCTGCCTCACCATGGAAGGGTTTCTAG